The Gloeobacter morelensis MG652769 genome contains the following window.
AATTGCACTTGCCACAGGTTTTTCTCCTGCCTGCGGTAAAGGCTCGCCGCCACCAGCTGACTGTCAAGCAGCAAATATTCCTGCAACGTTTCGATTTTGCCGTAATCGCGAAACTTCACCGAGCGATCGAACTCGGCCGTATTCTTTGAAAGCACTTCGACAATCAGGCACGGATACCGCAGCATGTAACCGGTCGGTTCTTCGCGATCGTCGCAGCTGACGGAAACTTCCGGGTAGTAAAAAGGACCGGCCGGGCTACAGGCCACTTTCTGATCCGAGTTGAAGACACGGCAGGGGCTGTCTGTCAGGTGGCCGTGGATAGCAGCGGTAACGTTGACGGCGATCAGGTTGTGCGATTTGCTGCCGCCTGCCATCGAAAAGATGCGGCCGTACCGGTACTCGTACTTCTGAGGTTGCTCGCGCTCCCATCGCAAGAATTGCTCGGGACTCATCGGGCCGGGACCTTTGCTGAGAGCCACTCGTCTGCCTCAATCGGCGCACTCCATTTTAGCGGCGGTACTACACCGGCACCTTCGGGGCTGCGACGGCATCTTGCATCAGCACGACCAACCCATCGAACAGTCGGCGGGTAAGCGCCCCCGGACAGTAGGGCAGTTCGTAATCATCGATGCGGCTTACAGGGGCCATCAGGCGCACCGACGAACTCAAAAAGGCTTCTTCGGCCGTCAATAAATCTGTTTCGGTAAGCGCGGCCTCGATGCAAGGAATCTGCCAATCGCCCAGCAACTTCAGCAAAAAATGCCGGGTGATGCCGTGCAGGATGCCCGCTTCTACCGCCGGGGTGTAAACCGTGCCGCTTCTCACCAGCCAGAGATTGCTGGTGGTGGCCTCGGTCACCTCACCGCGGCTGTTGAGCAGCAAGGCGTCGTCGGCCCCCAGGCGGCGCGCTTCGATGAGCGCCAGGATGTTATTGAGGTAGTTGCCGGTCTTGGCGGCCGGAGAGAGTGCCCGCGCGTCGTTGCGCAAGCGGGGCAGTACCGCCAAATGCACCCCCTGCTCGCTCAAGGCCAGTTGGGAAGCAATGGGCCGCACGATGATCACCAGATCGGGGATAAGTTGCGGCCCGGGCAGCAGGCTGATTTCTTCTTCCGCGCCGCGGCTGACGACGATCCGAATGTAAAATTCACCGCTGTCGGCGGCAGCCAGGGTGCGCTCGACTTCAGCGGCAATCTGCGCGTCGCTCCAGGGAATGTCGAGATAGAGATAGTTCGCGGAGGCGCGCAGCCGGTCGAGGTGCTCCTGCAAAGCGAAGGGTCTTCCCCCGATCGTGCGCACGACCTCGTAGACGCCGTCGCCGTAGAGAAAACTGCGGTCGAGGACCGAAACTCTGGCTTCCGGCGCGATGGTGCCGTTGAAGTTGACCAGAAGACCCATAGCTTGCACTCCCACTGCGCTCACCATAGTGTACCGGCAAGCGAACCGGGCTGTGGCACCACCAGCTTCAGGGGTTAAAGGTGGTGCCGCACTGACTGCAGTACCACTTTTGCTGCCAATCGCCCAACAGCTTTGGCCACTGCTCGCGGTTCCACTGGTAAACGGTGAACAATCGCCAGGCGATCAGTCCCAGGGCAAACACCTGCAAGAGCAACTGATTGCTGATCAACCACGAGAAAACGAGGAAGCCGATCACAAATTTTCCAAGCGGGTTTCTGACGGGGATGATCATTCTTTTCTCAGGCGGAGCGACCTTGAGTGCTGCGAGAGATTGCTGGGTGCCAGTCAAGCTTCCGCCGCCGCCGAACAGGCCGCCGCGAGACAATCCACCGAACCCAACGTTACCCACAATGCTCGCTGTGCCTTCTTCGTAGAGCATCGGATAGCGTTTCACCTGCACACCGGTGCAGCAGGGACAAACCACTGCCATACGGCTCGCTCCTATAGAAAGGGTATAGCGGATTAAAGTTAGCATAGGTACATGCCCATTGCTTGCCAGTGGTGTAAATTTTCCATAAGTTCTGCGCAATCGAATGCACCTGCACCCGTGTCGAGGGCGCTGGCGAGGTGCAGAAATTATCATGTGGGTAGAACCGTTCGCCGATCGCATAGTGGGGAAACCGCCATGTACGTACCGCCCGAGGGCCGCGACATCGAAAGGGTGATCCGCGAGGGCTACAGCGTCAAAGTCGGCGACTATCTGAGCGACAGCTGGGCCATTTTCGCCAGGAACGCCGGGGCTTTTGTGGGCTATGCGTTCATCGTGCTGGTGGCGGGTGCCGGACTCAACTGGGCGCTCGAGCTGCTCACCAAGCAGCAACTGGTCATCAATTTCATCACCGCCGCCATCGCCGCTCCGCTGAGCGCCGGTTTTTATATCGTGGCGCTCAAGCTCAAGCGCGGCCAACCCACCCAGTTCGCCGACTTTTTGAGGGGTTTCGATGATTTTGTGCCCCTGGCGCTGGCCGGGATGATCACCAGTCTGCTTGTGAGTGTAGGCATGATTTTGCTGGTCCTTCCGGGGATCTACCTGCTGGTCGCCTACATGTTCACCAATCTGCTCATCATCGACCGGGGACTGGAACCCTGGGAGGCGATGGAAACCAGCCGCAAGATTGTCAGCAAGCGCTGGTTTTCTGTCTTTGGTTTCGGTTTGGTGCTCAGCCTGATTTTTCTGGTTGGGGCAATTCCCCTGGGGCTCGGGCTGCTGGTCGCGTTTCCGATTATCTACAGCGCCATCGCCGTGGCCTACGACGATATCGTCGGCTCGCAGCGCTCGTTTTAGAGGGCCGTTGCGAGCACGTCCTCAGGCCCCACCAGCGAGACGATCGGTACTGTGAAGGTGCGCCCGGCCACCGCCAGCAAGTCGGCACCCGTCAATTGCTCGATGGTGCGGGTGTACTCGCGGTCGAAGTCGGCACCGACGCCCAGAATCTCGTACCAGCCCAGCAGCTGAGCCACCTGGCTGTTGGTCTGCTTGCCGAGGGCGTACTGGCCCAGCAGCTTGTTTTTGGCCGTGCGCAGTTCGGAATCGCCGAGCGGCGTGCTCGCCAGGCGCTCGACTTCGGTGCGCAGGCCCTCTTCACAGGTGCGGGTGTTCTCGGGGGCGGTGCCGATATAGGCGACGAAGTGGGAGGGGCAGGCCCGGGTCGGATAGAAGGCGGAGACTTCGTAGGCAAGGCCGCGCTTTTCGCGCAGTTCGGTGAACAGGCGACTGGAAAGCCCGCTGCCGAGGTAGGTGCCGATCAGTTTGAGGGCCGCAAAATCTTCCGAGTGGATCGGTGCTGCCGGGTAACCGACCAGAACCGTACTCTGCTGGGTGGGCTGTACCGTGCGCACAGTCTGGGAAATGGCGCCCGGTGACCTGCGCGCTGCTGTGGCCAGTAGCGGCGTCTCAGGTACACTCCAATCGCCCAGATGCTCTTCGAGCAGGCGGACAACCGCCTCCGGCTCGAGCGGCCCGACGGCTACGAACACGGCGTTGTCCGGTCGAAAATGGGCGCGATAAAAATTCAGCAGATCCTCGCGCCGCAGGGCCAACACACTCTCCTCGGTGCCCAACTCCGGATAGGCGTAGGGGGAGTTGCCGTAGAGTGCTGCGCGAAACTGGTTGTAGGCGACGGTGAAGGGCCGCTCCTGCTGGGAGCGGATCGCCTGCAAAGTTGCTTTGCGTTCGATTTCGATTTGCTCGGCAGGAAAGGTCGCCCGCTGCAACAGTTCGGCAGCTAGGGCAAGCAGGGTCGGAAAGTCTTCGCCCAGGCTTTTGAGGGCAATTTGCAGATAATCGGGGGTACTGTCGGCACCGAGCATCGCCCCGAGCGATTCGACAATCTGGGCAATAGCCATCGAATCGCGCGCCTCGGTGCCCTTGGTCAGCACGGCACTGACCAGGTGGGCCAGCCCCGGCGGGGTATCTATGCGGCTGTCGGCCCGCAGGAAAAAGCGGGCGCTCACAATATCGACGGCCGGGTTGTTGAGCACAAGGACGCGAAGGCCGCTGGCAAGCGTGGTACGGAACATAGATCCTCAGGGGGTTTCGGGCACAAGCCGCAGGACCACCGCCCGATCAGGATCGAGATAGCGGTGGGCGACGCGCTGCAGGTCGGCCGGTTGAACGCGCTGCAGCAACTCGGGATAGGCGAGGGCCAGATCGAGTTTCGCCACGGTGCTGTAGTAACCGTAGAGACTCGCCAACTGGGCCGGGGCCTCGGTGCTGAAGATAAAGTCGTTGCGCAAGATGCGCAGGGCGCGGTTGAATTCGCCGTCCGGCACCGGTTCGTTAGCCAGGATGCGTACTTGATCGCGCACTTCGGCCTCGATGGGTTCGAGCCATTCGGCGTCGGCCTGGGCAGAGACAATAAACAGGCCCGGGTGTTTTTGGGGCATAAAGTAGGCGTTCACCGAGCGCGCCCAGCCTTTTTCTTCGCGCAGCGAGCGCACCAGCCGCGAGGTGCGCCCCTCGCTGAGCACGGTGGCGAGCACATCGAGGGCGATCGCATCTTCGATCTGCTCGATCGCAGCACCCAGCCAGGCGAGCATCAGGCGCGGCTGCTCCAGGCGGGCCAGGACGTGGGTGGATACCCCCGGCGCGGGCGTAGCCGGAAGCGGCACCGTCGGCACTTCGCCTGTCGGCCCTTCACTCAGGGGTGCAAACAATGCCTCGGCGGCGGCCAGCATCTGCTCCTCCGGTACGCCGCCCACGATGACAACAGTAGTGTTGGCGGGCTGGTAGCGCTCGCGGTGGTAGGCGCGCATCTGATCGGCCGTCATCGCGAGCAGGCTCTCGGCGGTGCCCAGTACCGGCCGGCTATAGGGATGCTCGGGGTACATGGTGCAAGTGAGGATCTCGAAGGCCCGGCGGTCGGGGCTGTCGTTGCTGCGGCGGATCTCTTCGAGCACCACCAGCCGCTCGCGCTCGTATTCCGCGGGCGGGATCGCCGCGGCGTTGACCAGTTCCGCCAGGTAGGGAAGGGACGCTTCGTAGTGCTCGTTGGCGACGGTGATGAAGTAGTGGGTGTAATCCTGGCTGGTGGCGGCGTTGGTCACCCCGCCGCGGCTTTCGATTTCGCTGTCGAAGACGCCGGGGCCGACTTTCTCGGTGCCCTTGAAGATCATGTGCTCAAGAAAGTGCGAGACACCCGACAGCTGCGACGGTTCGGTGCGCGCCCCGGTGCGTACCCAGATGTCGCAGGTGACGGCGGCAGCGGTCGGGATCTGCTGAACAATCAAAGTCAGCCCGTTGGGCAGGATGCGGATACGGCCCGCGAAAGCTTCGGCACTTGCAGGTGTGGTCGCTATCATTTCTTCATGATGGCATCGCTTGTCACGGATCGGGAAAGGTCGGGTATGAGCCGCTGTTACGCTTAGGTAAAGCATTGGTCCATCGGAACTAGCCGGGAGCGAACCCATGCGAGTGGCGCTTTTGCAACTGAATTCGACCGTGGGGGATCTCGTCGGCAATGCCGGGCGCATCGAGCGGGCGGCGGGGGAAGCTGCCGCTGCCGGGGCAGATCTGGCGATCACCCATGAGTTGGCGCTGCCCGGTTATCCGCCTCGGGATCTATTGTTGGACCGGGCCTTTGTGGCCGATATGCAGCAGGCCGCGCACCGGCTTGCCCGTGCGCTCGCGGGGGTGGTGCCGGTGTTGGTGGGCACGGCGGTGCCGAGCGCGGTGGGGCGGCCCCTGGCCAACGCGGCTTTGCTGTTGGAAGGAGGAGAATGCCGGGCGACGGTGGCCAAGGGGCTGCTTCCCACCTACGACGTCTTTGACGAGGACCGTTACTTTGAGGCGGGGCAGCGTGCTCACCCGATCGAGATTGCCGGGGTGGCGATGGGGGTGCACGTCTGCGAGGACATCTGGAACGATCGCGAATTTTGGCCAAGGCCGCGCTACCGCCGCGACCCGGTGGAGGAACTGGCCGGGCAGGGGGCGCGCTACTTGCTCAATCTTTCCAGTTCGCCTTTTTACGCGGGCAAGCAGCAGTTGCGCGAACGGCTTCTGGCCCACGCGGCCCGCCGCCACCGTCTGCCGGTACTCTACGTCAATCAGGTGGGGGGCAACGACGAATTGCTCTTCGACGGCCGTAGTTGTGTCTTCGACGGGGAGGGCCGTCTGAGCGCGCGGGCGCGGGCGTTTGCTGAGGATATGCTGCTGGTGGACTTGGACTCGCTTGCGGGCCGCATCGAGCCTCAACCCACAGGCGAAGCGGAAATCTGGGAAGCATTGGTGATGGGTACGGCCGATTACGCCCGCAAGTGCGGCTTTCGGCAGGGGTTGGTGGCCCTTTCCGGGGGCATCGATTCGGCCCTCACCCTGGCGATTGTGGCCGCCGCCCTGGGGCCGGCGAATGTGCTCGCGGTGATGATGCCTTCACCGTATTCCAGTGCCGGCAGCATCGACGACAGTCTGGCCCTCGCCGCCAATCTGGGGGTGGAGACGCTCAAATTGCCCATCGCTCCGGCAATGGCGGCTTTTGAGCAGATTCTCGCTCCGGCCTTTGCGGACCTGGCCGCCGATGTCACCGAGGAAAATTTGCAGGCGCGTATCCGCGGCACCTTGATGATGGCGCTGTCCAATAAGTGGAATCGCCTGGTATTTATCACCGGCAACAAGTCCGAGACCGCCGTCGGTTTCAACACCCTCTACGGTTGCACCGCCGGGGCACTGGCCGTGATTGCCGATTTGTACAAAGGCGAAGTCTACCGCCTGGCGCGCTGGCTCAACCGGGACGGCGCGGCGATTCCCGAGGGTATCCTCACCAAGGCTCCTTCCGCCGAGTTGCGCCCGGACCAGCGCGACTCCGATACCCTGCCGCCCTACGACGTGCTCGACGGTATTCTGCGCGCCCACCTCGAAGGTGGGCGCACCCCCGAGGAGATCGCCGACAAAGGCTATCACCCAGAAGTGATCAAAAAAGTACTCGCCATGGTGCGCCGGGCCGAGTTCAAACGCAAGCAACTGCCGCCGGGTCTGCGCGTCTCGCCGCGCGCCTTCGGCATCGGCTGGCGCATGCCCATCGCCCGCACCTGACTCCTAATAGGACGGCCAGAGGCGGGCGACGGGAACTTCCCAGCCCGCGAGCAACTCCGGCAACCGCAGCACGTCGTCCGCCTTGAGGGTCACCGCTTTGTGCTTGCCGGGATAAAAAACGCTGATACTGCGTCCGTGGGGATCGGCCATCCATCCCACCTGCACCCCCAAATTCAGCAATAGACGCATCTTCGCCGCCAGGACGCGCAACTGCCTCGTGTCGTCGGGCCGTTCCACCACCAGCGCCGCCAGATCCGGGACGCGCGAATTGCCCGCATACAGACGCTCGCGCGAAAAATAGAGCACATCGGCCACCAGCACATCGCTGCCGGCCAGGATGGGGCTGGTGGTGGAGACATGGCCAAGGCGGTGCGCTTCCACCCAGTCCAGCAGGGCCGCGCTCAGCCGCGTGCGCACTTCCCCCGCCGCGATCTGGGCCGGATAGATCTCCTGCACCGGGGCCGGGGCGGACAACGGATGCACCAACACCGGCGGGTGATTCTGGGTAGCGATCACGATGGGTTCGTTCCACTCATCCTCATCGTCCGCTGCTACCCGGCTCAAAGTCGGGGTGGCGGCTGCACCAAAAGCGGCCACCAGGATGCCCGCCCGTTTTTCAAGTTCGCGCAGGTCGATGTTGAGATGACGAAAAACACTCGCCGCCCCGCCGCCGCGCTTGCCCGCAAAGAGGCATTCGCGCACCAGCCCAAAAAAGATATGGCAGGTGTCCATGTGGCTGTGGTGCAGTTGCTCGGACTGATCGAAGGCGATCTCCCAGGCGTAGCGGGCGCGCGGCGTAAAGGGCATTTCCTTGGGCACCAGCCCGGAGCCGCGGCCGATGAGCCGCTCGACGAGGCGGCGGGTCGCATCGAGGTGCAGATCCTGGTCGACGAGTACTTTTGCCGCTTCGCTGGTGCCCTCGGCCAGCAGCCCCAGCAGCAAATGCTCGGTGCTCACAAACTGGTAACCCAGCCGCTGCGCCTCGGTGCGGGCGCAATCGAGCACCCGGCGGGCGCTGTCGGTAAATTCGCCCGCAAGCGTTCCAAACATCGTCGAAGATTCAGGCATGGCTCGGCCACCCGAAAAGGCCCTTTCTTCTAGCGATGAAACGGCCCCGATTCTAGGCCCACGGTACGTTACGATGCACGAAGGCAACCGGAGCCCACGACCGATGCGCATCGAAGCAAAGACCATCAAACCCAGACACCCGTTGGTGACCCGCCTGGCCGAATTGCTGGTGAGCACCTGGGGAGAGTACCTGCAGCTGGAGCCGTATCACCTGCCGGCGGATCTGGGCTTTGTCGAAGGTCAGCTCGAAGGCGACCGGCTCACGATTGTCAATCACTGCTACCAGAGCCGCGTCTTTCGCAAACTGCACCTCGAACTTGCCACAATCGGTCCGAATCTGGATATTTTGCACTGCGTGATGTACCCGCGCCCCCAGTTCGACCTGCCCATCTACGGCACCGACATCGTGGCGAGCACCCAGATGGTCAGTGCGGCCATCGTCGATCTCTCGCCTGTGCGCGGCCCACTGTCTGAGAGCTACCTTACCGGCCTGGAGCCCAGCTTCGCGCGCTGCACCGATTTTGGCCAGCTGCGCAATCTGCCTCCCTGGGGGACGATCTTCTCGCCGCGCTGTGTGTTCGCCCGTGTGGTCACCCCCACCGAGGCGGATCTGTTCATGGAGATCAGCCGCGCCTATCTGCGCTTTCACTGCGAGCAGGCCGCCCGCGCCGAAGCGGTCGATACCGCCACCGAAGCTGAGATCCTGGCGGGCCATCGGCATTACTGCGAGCAGCAGCAACAAAACGATAAGACCCGGCGGATCCTCGCCCAGGCCTTCGACGAAGCCTGGGCCGAGCGCTACATGCGCACGGTGCTGTTCGATTTGCCGCAATAGCGGGCATTTTGCCCTGCGCTTCCCTGAGACTTCACTTTTGACCGCTACCGTTCGAGGTGCTAATCTCGACGGACTGCTGGCAAACTTTCCGTTTGCGGAGGTGGTAGACATGCTTTCAAGTCAGGTGAAGACCGATTCGGAGTGCTGGGCGGTTCACCAAACGCACGACAAAGAGCTGGAGCGCCTGGGCCGCTATATCGAGGGGGAATTGTTGCAGGGGCTCAACCTCGTACAGCAAAAGGAGCAGCGGTGTCTGTCGCACTATCGCGAGTGGTGCGTGGATCAGGCGAACAACGGCAAGCGGGCGCGCTTTGTGCTTGCCCTGGACGAACTATTGGAATTGTGGCCGAAGCTCGAACACCTGAGCAGCAACCTGGCCGATATGCGCGAAGATCTGGGTTTCTAGGCAAGCCGCTTGCGGCCCTGGTGCTAGATTCGAGGAGTGTTTACCGACGAAATTCGCTTATTTGATCTGCCTACTGGGGGTGCCGATGCGGTTCCGGTGGTTTTTGCCTTTCCAAATACGTACGACATCGGCATCACCAGCCTCGGCTACCAGGTAGTCTGGCGGCTTCTGGCCTGCTGTCCCGGCGTGCGGGTTGCGAGACTATTTACCGACATCCACGAGCCCCTGCCGGCCCGAGCGGAACTGTTGGGCTTCTCGTTTTCGTGGGAGCTCGACTACGCTAATGTCTTAGATCTCATCGAGAAGCAGCGCCTGACGCTCTGGGCCGCCGAACGCGGCGAAGACGAGCCGCTGGTGTTTGGCGGCGGTCCAGTCTTCACCGCCAATCCGGAGCCGTTTGCGCCGTTTTTTGATTTTTTCTTGATGGGCGACGGCGAAGAATTGATTCCCGAGGTGATGGCCACCTACCAGACGGTGCGCACCGCCGGTCGGGCCGAAAAATTGCGCCGGCTCGCCCGCATTCCGGGCGTCTACGTACCCTCGCTCTACGAAGTGCGCCACCGCGACGGTGACATCACCCTTGCGCCGGTCGAAACCGACATCCCGGCCGTTATCGAGCGGCGCGCCTTTCGGGGCGAGCAACTGTCGCACTCGGCGGTCGTCACCGAGCGCTCCGCCTGGCCGGGCATCTTTATGGTCGAGGTGGTGCGCTCCTGCCCCGAGTTGTGCCGCTTTTGCCTGGCAAGTTATCTGACATTGCCTTTTCGGACAGCCAGCTTAGCAGGATCGCTCCTGCCCGCCATCGAGAAGGGCCTCGCCGTCACCGCCCGCCTGGGATTGTTGGGCGCTTCGGTGACCCAGCATCCCGAGTTCGAAGTGCTCATCGACTATCTGGCCCACCCCGATCGCGCCGGGGTGCACCTGAGCGTCTCCTCGGTGCGCACCAACACCCTTACGCCCAAATTCTGCCGGACCCTCGCGGCGCGCGGCAGCCAGTCGGTGACCGTCGCAGTGGAAAGCGGCTCCGAGCGCCTGCGCCGCATCGTC
Protein-coding sequences here:
- a CDS encoding B12-binding domain-containing radical SAM protein → MFTDEIRLFDLPTGGADAVPVVFAFPNTYDIGITSLGYQVVWRLLACCPGVRVARLFTDIHEPLPARAELLGFSFSWELDYANVLDLIEKQRLTLWAAERGEDEPLVFGGGPVFTANPEPFAPFFDFFLMGDGEELIPEVMATYQTVRTAGRAEKLRRLARIPGVYVPSLYEVRHRDGDITLAPVETDIPAVIERRAFRGEQLSHSAVVTERSAWPGIFMVEVVRSCPELCRFCLASYLTLPFRTASLAGSLLPAIEKGLAVTARLGLLGASVTQHPEFEVLIDYLAHPDRAGVHLSVSSVRTNTLTPKFCRTLAARGSQSVTVAVESGSERLRRIVNKKLTNDEIFAAAETVAASGLQGFKLYGMCGVPGELDSDLEATARMLLALKQQNPRLRLTFGCSTFVPKAHTPFQRYGVDPSAEKKLQKLQKQLRPQGIDFRPESYNWSVIQALVSRGDRRVARVLELARRHGSTLGSFRRAFKELKGWLPPLEHYVHAHWPDAGDLPWAHLRSGLSATTLARHTEHARDQMAPGATAVS
- a CDS encoding M16 family metallopeptidase, whose amino-acid sequence is MIATTPASAEAFAGRIRILPNGLTLIVQQIPTAAAVTCDIWVRTGARTEPSQLSGVSHFLEHMIFKGTEKVGPGVFDSEIESRGGVTNAATSQDYTHYFITVANEHYEASLPYLAELVNAAAIPPAEYERERLVVLEEIRRSNDSPDRRAFEILTCTMYPEHPYSRPVLGTAESLLAMTADQMRAYHRERYQPANTTVVIVGGVPEEQMLAAAEALFAPLSEGPTGEVPTVPLPATPAPGVSTHVLARLEQPRLMLAWLGAAIEQIEDAIALDVLATVLSEGRTSRLVRSLREEKGWARSVNAYFMPQKHPGLFIVSAQADAEWLEPIEAEVRDQVRILANEPVPDGEFNRALRILRNDFIFSTEAPAQLASLYGYYSTVAKLDLALAYPELLQRVQPADLQRVAHRYLDPDRAVVLRLVPETP
- a CDS encoding M16 family metallopeptidase, yielding MFRTTLASGLRVLVLNNPAVDIVSARFFLRADSRIDTPPGLAHLVSAVLTKGTEARDSMAIAQIVESLGAMLGADSTPDYLQIALKSLGEDFPTLLALAAELLQRATFPAEQIEIERKATLQAIRSQQERPFTVAYNQFRAALYGNSPYAYPELGTEESVLALRREDLLNFYRAHFRPDNAVFVAVGPLEPEAVVRLLEEHLGDWSVPETPLLATAARRSPGAISQTVRTVQPTQQSTVLVGYPAAPIHSEDFAALKLIGTYLGSGLSSRLFTELREKRGLAYEVSAFYPTRACPSHFVAYIGTAPENTRTCEEGLRTEVERLASTPLGDSELRTAKNKLLGQYALGKQTNSQVAQLLGWYEILGVGADFDREYTRTIEQLTGADLLAVAGRTFTVPIVSLVGPEDVLATAL
- a CDS encoding Uma2 family endonuclease, which translates into the protein MPESSTMFGTLAGEFTDSARRVLDCARTEAQRLGYQFVSTEHLLLGLLAEGTSEAAKVLVDQDLHLDATRRLVERLIGRGSGLVPKEMPFTPRARYAWEIAFDQSEQLHHSHMDTCHIFFGLVRECLFAGKRGGGAASVFRHLNIDLRELEKRAGILVAAFGAAATPTLSRVAADDEDEWNEPIVIATQNHPPVLVHPLSAPAPVQEIYPAQIAAGEVRTRLSAALLDWVEAHRLGHVSTTSPILAGSDVLVADVLYFSRERLYAGNSRVPDLAALVVERPDDTRQLRVLAAKMRLLLNLGVQVGWMADPHGRSISVFYPGKHKAVTLKADDVLRLPELLAGWEVPVARLWPSY
- a CDS encoding NAD+ synthase, translating into MRVALLQLNSTVGDLVGNAGRIERAAGEAAAAGADLAITHELALPGYPPRDLLLDRAFVADMQQAAHRLARALAGVVPVLVGTAVPSAVGRPLANAALLLEGGECRATVAKGLLPTYDVFDEDRYFEAGQRAHPIEIAGVAMGVHVCEDIWNDREFWPRPRYRRDPVEELAGQGARYLLNLSSSPFYAGKQQLRERLLAHAARRHRLPVLYVNQVGGNDELLFDGRSCVFDGEGRLSARARAFAEDMLLVDLDSLAGRIEPQPTGEAEIWEALVMGTADYARKCGFRQGLVALSGGIDSALTLAIVAAALGPANVLAVMMPSPYSSAGSIDDSLALAANLGVETLKLPIAPAMAAFEQILAPAFADLAADVTEENLQARIRGTLMMALSNKWNRLVFITGNKSETAVGFNTLYGCTAGALAVIADLYKGEVYRLARWLNRDGAAIPEGILTKAPSAELRPDQRDSDTLPPYDVLDGILRAHLEGGRTPEEIADKGYHPEVIKKVLAMVRRAEFKRKQLPPGLRVSPRAFGIGWRMPIART
- a CDS encoding phycocyanobilin:ferredoxin oxidoreductase: MHEGNRSPRPMRIEAKTIKPRHPLVTRLAELLVSTWGEYLQLEPYHLPADLGFVEGQLEGDRLTIVNHCYQSRVFRKLHLELATIGPNLDILHCVMYPRPQFDLPIYGTDIVASTQMVSAAIVDLSPVRGPLSESYLTGLEPSFARCTDFGQLRNLPPWGTIFSPRCVFARVVTPTEADLFMEISRAYLRFHCEQAARAEAVDTATEAEILAGHRHYCEQQQQNDKTRRILAQAFDEAWAERYMRTVLFDLPQ
- a CDS encoding aminotransferase class IV, which encodes MGLLVNFNGTIAPEARVSVLDRSFLYGDGVYEVVRTIGGRPFALQEHLDRLRASANYLYLDIPWSDAQIAAEVERTLAAADSGEFYIRIVVSRGAEEEISLLPGPQLIPDLVIIVRPIASQLALSEQGVHLAVLPRLRNDARALSPAAKTGNYLNNILALIEARRLGADDALLLNSRGEVTEATTSNLWLVRSGTVYTPAVEAGILHGITRHFLLKLLGDWQIPCIEAALTETDLLTAEEAFLSSSVRLMAPVSRIDDYELPYCPGALTRRLFDGLVVLMQDAVAAPKVPV
- a CDS encoding Uma2 family endonuclease, producing the protein MALSKGPGPMSPEQFLRWEREQPQKYEYRYGRIFSMAGGSKSHNLIAVNVTAAIHGHLTDSPCRVFNSDQKVACSPAGPFYYPEVSVSCDDREEPTGYMLRYPCLIVEVLSKNTAEFDRSVKFRDYGKIETLQEYLLLDSQLVAASLYRRQEKNLWQVQLFEAAEVIHLAAIALDIPLRLIYAKVIFDQSE